A genomic window from Salvelinus namaycush isolate Seneca chromosome 21, SaNama_1.0, whole genome shotgun sequence includes:
- the lcat gene encoding phosphatidylcholine-sterol acyltransferase — translation MGYAHCCTVLLIVFIALQQSAGFWLFDVVFPPSAKPQNKMANNSTPPVLIVPGNLGNQLEAKIDKPSLVHWMCYKKTDDFFTLWIDLNMFMPIGIDCWIDNIRIVYNRTTRKTSNSAGVTVRVPGFGQTYSVEFLDTNKLSGYFHTMVTHLVNMGYVRNETVRAAPYDWRVAPNEQEEYFARLKKLIEDMYEQYQQPLYLLGHSMGSNYVLYFLYQQTQTWKDQYIKGLISLGAPWGGAVKPIRVLASGENDGIPMVSNIKIREEQRMTTTNPWMLPFEEAWPADHAFLSTPSFNYTHQDYQRFFKDIDFEDGWFMWEDTRNLTAGLPPPGVEVYCFYGVGLPTPVTYIYDDQFPNVDPIDYVYADGDDTVDSLSMGLCKRWIGKQAQPVHVKEFRAMPHLEIVFNSKVINVVKSILEGRYGEEDSTFQETDERPIDSAVMQDQVQPDQAPRSTL, via the exons ATGGGTTATGCACACTGCTGTACCGTGCTCCTTATAGTATTCATTGCGCTACAGCAATCTGCTGGATTTTGGCTCTTCGATGTGGTGTTCCCACCAAGTGCCAAACCTCAAAACAAAATGGCAAACAATAGCACTCCGCCGGTTCTTATAG TACCTGGGAACCTAGGAAACCAGCTTGAGGCCAAGATTGACAAGCCAAGCCTTGTGCATTGGATGTGCTACAAAAAGACAGATGACTTTTTCACACTTTGGATTGACCTGAATATGTTCATGCCAATTGGGATTGACTGTTGGATCGATAATATAAG AATTGTATACAATAGGACAACTCGCAAGACCTCCAATTCTGCAGGGGTGACGGTGAGAGTGCCTGGTTTTGGACAGACATATTCTGTTGAGTTCTTGGACACAAACAAGTTGTCAG GTTATTTTCACACTATGGTTACACATTTGGTCAACATGGGATATGTCCGTAATGAGACTGTCCGAGCAGCACCATACGACTGGAGGGTAGCTCCAA ACGAGCAGGAGGAATACTTTGCACGGCTGAAGAAGCTGATTGAGGATATGTACGAGCAGTATCAACAACCACTTTACCTCTTGGGACACAGCATGGGAAGCAATTATGTCCTCTACTTCTTATATCAGCAGACCCAGACATGGAAAGACCAATACATCAAAGGCCTCATTTCACTTGGAGCACCCTGGGGTGGGGCAGTCAAGCCTATTCGAGTGCTAGCATCAG GTGAAAATGATGGCATCCCAATGGTATCCAACATCAAGATCCGGGAGGAGCAACGCATGACCACAACAAACCCCTGGATGCTTCCATTTGAAGAGGCATGGCCTGCAGACCACGCCTTCCTCTCCACACCCTCATTCAACTATACCCACCAGGACTACCAGCGCTTCTTCAAAGACATCGACTTTGAGGATGGCTGGTTCATGTGGGAAGACACCAGAAACCTGACAGCTGGTCTGCCCCCTCCTGGTGTTGAGGTATACTGCTTCTATGGTGTAGGGCTGCCCACACCGGTTACCTATATTTATGACGACCAGTTCCCAAATGTAGATCCTATAGACTATGTGTATGCTGATGGGGATGATACAGTGGACAGTCTTAGCATGGGTTTATGTAAGCGTTGGATAGGAAAGCAAGCACAGCCTGTCCATGTCAAGGAGTTCAGGGCCATGCCCCACTTGGAAATAGTATTCAATAGCAAGGTAATCAATGTAGTCAAGAGTATCCTGGAGGGAAGATATGGGGAAGAGGATTCTACATTCCAAGAGACTGATGAACGTCCCATTGACTCCGCAGTCATGCAAGATCAAGTCCAGCCGGACCAGGCTCCCAGATCTACACTGTAG